From one Solanum lycopersicum chromosome 12, SLM_r2.1 genomic stretch:
- the LOC138340289 gene encoding uncharacterized protein: MAISINVYELLVIGDSDLVIHQVQGEWAVKNPKIKPYVRYVQNLCKMFRKIEFRQTPRIQNELANALSTIASMIKHPDTNNIDPLDIELKCVDAAQAVRLIEQIHAGVCGTHMNGLTLARKALRAVYF, translated from the exons ATGGCCATCAGCATAAACGTCTACGAGTTattggttattggagattcagaccttgtgattcatcaggttcaaggagaatgggctgtgaaaaatccaaaaattaaaCCTTACGTAAGGTATGTACAAAATCTGTGCAAAATGTTTcgcaagatcgagttcagacagactcccagaatacagaatgaattagcCAACGCTCTTTCCACCATCGCTTCGATGATCAAACATCCAGATACTAATAACATTGACCCGCTGGATATAGAGTTGAA ATGCGTGGATGCTGCTCAAGCTGTgaggcttattgaacagatacacGCTGGAGTTTGCGGCACACACATGAATGGGCTCACTTTGGCGAGAAAGGCTCTTCGAGCCGTTTATTTCTAG
- the LOC138340290 gene encoding uncharacterized protein, translating into MLQGVSKVTYELKLPSELASVHPAFHVSMLKKCIGDPESILPIEGLGVKDNLYYEEVLVQILYKKVKKFRNKEVVSVKVLWKNHLVEGAKCEAEADMKSCFPHLFEN; encoded by the coding sequence ATGTTGCAAGGGGTTAGTAAGGTtacctatgaattgaaacttcctagtgaattggcttcggttcatccagctttccatgtttccatgttgaaaaagtgtatcggtgatcctgaatccattcttcctattgagggtcttggggTCAAGGATAACCTCTATTATGAGGAAGTTCTGGTTCAAATTCTTTATAAGAAAGTCAAGAAGTTCAGGAATAAAGAAGTggtttccgtaaaggtgttatggaaaaatcatctagttgagggtgcaaaaTGTGAGGCCGAGGCTGACATGAAGTCCTGTTtccctcatctttttgagaattaa